A segment of the Gossypium hirsutum isolate 1008001.06 chromosome D10, Gossypium_hirsutum_v2.1, whole genome shotgun sequence genome:
TGAAATTTATCAGGAATATATGAAGCAATTACCAATTCCGACACAACGGGGCTCTGTTATTCCGTTTACCACATGGATGGGATTAGGCAGATCCATCAAACAATTATATGGGCAGCCTTTGCATTACCTCACTAACATTCTCCTAAAACAGTGGGATCATTCAAGAGTCGGCAGTGAGGACGAGCATAGGCCCCTTGACATCATCATTCATCCTTGCAAAGCTGAAGCCACTGTCTGGCTCGTTGAAGAACTTCATCGACAGACCTCATCACATCATCACATGGCCAAACTGTGGCAGTCAGATCCAATGCACCATGCTTTCATCGATTCCATTTTCCTTCAATTGTGAAGTGCATGCAGAACTGTCCACAAGGTTTCACATGGCCTGCCCCTGATTCTGT
Coding sequences within it:
- the LOC107914882 gene encoding protein RDM1 isoform X1 — its product is MQRNCNLHSLSLSVNKRNFGVNIMKRALPWSDQVDVISSDESSSSSSSSSSYSSFDVEVQVNDGTKNVAVDQPPKELSSDGLLIRKAEIYQEYMKQLPIPTQRGSVIPFTTWMGLGRSIKQLYGQPLHYLTNILLKQWDHSRVGSEDEHRPLDIIIHPCKAEATVWLVEELHRQTSSHHHMAKLWQSDPMHHAFIDSIFLQL
- the LOC107914882 gene encoding protein RDM1 isoform X2 encodes the protein MKRALPWSDQVDVISSDESSSSSSSSSSYSSFDVEVQVNDGTKNVAVDQPPKELSSDGLLIRKAEIYQEYMKQLPIPTQRGSVIPFTTWMGLGRSIKQLYGQPLHYLTNILLKQWDHSRVGSEDEHRPLDIIIHPCKAEATVWLVEELHRQTSSHHHMAKLWQSDPMHHAFIDSIFLQL